A single genomic interval of Juglans regia cultivar Chandler chromosome 1, Walnut 2.0, whole genome shotgun sequence harbors:
- the LOC118348314 gene encoding uncharacterized protein LOC118348314 has translation MYVKIETSRLDYFRNKQQEIRSEVYQGIVDSLSIGQSNASKVGKRIILPSSFIGGPRDMRKRYMEAMTLVQRFGKPDIFLTMTCNPSWKEILDELGPQEEAQNRPDLIARIFRAKLEELKDELFKREIFGKVSAYVYVIEHQKRGLPHAHFLIILQRDWKIYTPESFDEIVSTEIPDRERNLHLHKTVKRHMMHGPCGVLNPNNVCMKANGSCKNHFPKGFVPNTTVGIDCFPQYKHCDNGMTVKVRGKDLDNRWVVPHNPYLLAKFDCHLNVEICSTIKAVKYLYKYIYKGHDRVAFNLIPEQNIQDIDEIQQFQSARWIAPPEAMWRIYGFILNEMHPSVYSLHLHLEDQHLVAFHAHDNLNNVLRSDFTAKSMLTEFFSTNQTNENARKLLYKEFPEAFVWNQQHKIWTPRKKKTVIGRIVTASPFEGERYYLRILLNHIRGPLSFDHIKTVGNVTAPTFREAATLHGLLQRDTSLQDCMQEASLYQIPHSLRRLFATILVYCNPTNPRELWKYFEQDMSSDFQTSVATSADIRTKVLRSISSTLESMGKDINMFHLIEHDVSFDQNETEAREINDEFAVSIPEEDLMASMSLNSEQQHAYESILQKVLLNESAAFFIDGPGGTGKTFLYKALLATVRSRNLIALATASSGVAASILPGGRTAHSRFKIPLDLDKNSTCCVSKQSALAKLLRLAKLIIWDEAPMSRKECMQALDKMLRDITDSRLPFGGKIIVFGGDFRQVLPVIQKGTRQEEVNASLASSYLWSTLTKIRLSENMRARFDPNFSNYLLQVGNGTTPITIENKIKIPNEMLIPYRNDVESLDDLIDAVFQDIGSYSENLSEMTNRAILTPKNNSVDEINTILIQRFPGTVTQYYSFDETIDTSEQGIMEDFLNTLTPNGLPPHELLLKKNCPIMLLRNVNPSEGLCNGTRLICRNFERNIIDAEIAVGHHTGKRVFIPRIPFLPNADDNSGQPTTSNNFRQRYRPT, from the exons ATGTACGTAAAAATTGAGACGTCAAGATTGGATTATTTTCGTAATAAGCAACAAGAGATTCGATCTGAAGTATATCAAGGAATAGTTGACAGTCTATCAATTGGACAAAGCAATGCTTCTAAAGTTGGTAAACGCATCATTCtgccttcttcttttattggaggTCCAAGAGATATGCGTAAGagatatatggaagcaatgACTTTAGTCCAACGCTTTGGAAAACCGGACATCTTTTTAACCATGACATGCAAcccaagttggaaagaaatcTTAGATGAATTGGGTCCAcaagaagaagcacaaaatCGTCCTGATTTGATTGCACGTatctttagagcaaaattagaagaactgAAGGATGAATTATTCAAACGGGAGATATTTGGGAAAGTTTCAGCATACGTATACGTCATTGAACATCAAAAAAGAGGACTACCACATGCACATTTCTTGATCATACTACAAAGAGATTGGAAAATCTATACTCCagaatcttttgatgaaattgtatCAACAGAAATACCTGACAGAGAAAGAAATCTACATTTACACAAGACAGTAAAAAGACATATGATGCATGGCCCCTGTGGAGTACTGAATCCGAACAATGTGTGTATGAAAGCAAATGGCAGTTGTAAAAACCACTTTCCAAAAGGTTTTGTACCTAACACAACCGTTGGAATCGATTGTTTCCCACAGTACAAACATTGTGATAATGGAATGACTGTCAAAGTCAGAGGTAAAGATTTAGATAACCGTTGGGTTGTTCCACATAATCCATATCTCCTCGCAAAATTTGATTGTCACTTGAATGTAGAAATTTGCTCAACAATCAAAGCAGTCAAATAcctttataagtacatttataAAGGTCATGATCGTGTTGCTTTCAACTTGATTCCTGAACAAAACATCCAAGATATagatgaaatccaacaatttcaaTCAGCCAGATGGATCGCTCCACCAGAGGCTATGTGGAGAATATACGGTTTTATTCTTAATGAAATGCATCCATCAGTTTACAGTTTACATCTACATCTTGAAGATCAACATCTGGTAGCTTTTCATGCACATGACAACCTTAACAATGTTCTGAGATCTGATTTTACGGCAAAATCAATGTTGACTGAATtcttttcaacaaatcaaactaatgaaaatgcacGAAAACTACTGTACAAAGAATTTCCTGAAGCTTTTGTTTGgaaccaacaacacaaaatatggactccaagaaagaagaaaactgttATAGGCCGCATTGTTACAGCAAGTCCATTCGAAGGTGAAAGGTATTACTTACGAATATTGTTAAATCATATAAGAGGCCCTTTATCATTTGACCACATCAAAACAGTTGGCAACGTCACTGCACCAACCTTTCGTGAAGCAGCTACATTACATGGTTTGTTACAAAGAGATACCAGTTTGCAAGATTGTATGCAAGAGGCTTCCTTATACCAAATACCACACAGTTTAAGACGgctatttgcaacaattttagtATACTGTAATCCAACAAATCCTAGAGAACTTTGGAAATATTTTGAACAAGATATGTCAAGTGATTTCCAAACAAGTGTTGCAACATCAGCAGATATTAGGACAAAAGTCTTACGAAGCATCTCTTCTACACTTGAATCGATGGGAAAAGACATAAACATGTTTCATTTAATAGAACATGATGTCTCTTTTGATCAGAACGAAACTGAAGctagagaaataaatgatgaatttgcAGTTTCGATACCAGAAGAAGATCTTATGGCTTCGATGAGTCTTAATTCTGAACAACAACACGCATATGAATCAATTTTGCAGAAAGTCCTTCTAAATGAATCTGCTGCATTTTTCATTGATGGTCCGGGCGGAACAGGGAAAACATTCTTATATAAAGCACTTCTCGCTACAGTAAGATCAAGAAACTTAATTGCTCTTGCAACTGCATCGTCTGGTGTTGCTGCATCTATTTTACCTGGAGGTCGAACAGCCCATTCACGCTTCAAAATTCCATTAGATCTTGACAAAAATAGTACTTGTTGTGTAAGCAAACAAAGTGCTCTTGCCAAATTGTTACGTCTTGCAAAGCTAATCATATGGGATGAAGCACCTATGTCTAGAAAAGAATGTATGCAAGcattggataaaatgttacgAGACATAACTGATTCAAGATTAccatttggtggaaaaattaTCGTATTCGGTGGAGATTTTCGTCAAGTCTTACCTGTGATTCAGAAAGGCACAAGACAAGAAGAAGTTAATGCTAGTTTAGCATCGTCATATTTGTGGTCTACTTTAACTAAGATTAGGTTGAGTGAGAATATGCGAGCAAGATTCGATCCAaacttctcaaattatttacttcaggTCGGAAATGGAACAACACCAATCACAATTGAGAATAAGATCAAAATTCCCAATGAAATGCTCATTCCTTACAGAAATGATGTGGAGTCTTTAGATGATCTGATCGATGCAGTCTTCCAAGATATTGGCAGCTATTCAGAAAATTTATCCGAAATGACAAATCGAGCTATCTTGACACCAAAGAACAACTCTGTCGATGAGATAAATACAATACTTATTCAAAGATTTCCTGGTACAGTTACACAATACTATAGCTTCGATGAAACGATTGATACATCAGAACAAGGAATCATGgaggattttttaaatacattgaCACCAAATGGACTTCCACCTCATGagctgttattaaaaaaaaattgtcccatCATGTTACTCAGAAATGTCAATCCTTCAGAAGGTTTATGCAATGGAACACGTCTTATTTGTCGCAACTTTGAACGAAATATCATTGATGCTGAAATTGCAGTTGGTCACCACACCggaaaaagagttttcatacCAAGAATTCCTTTCTTGCCAAATGCAGATGACAATAgtg GGCAACCGACTacaagcaacaattttcggcaAAGATATAGACCTACGTAA
- the LOC108996958 gene encoding G-type lectin S-receptor-like serine/threonine-protein kinase LECRK1 has translation MATIWPLLLLFSVIFTAEAQQAEQPVIRRGSLLTPTGTNSSWLSRSGLYAFGFYEQGNGYAVGIFIAGIRQKTVVWTANRDNPPVPGDVKLHFTSNGRLVLQTAQGMETGIAGNTQGAAAASMLDSGNFVLYNSDNSTIWQSFDKPTDTFLPGQKLTTDEDMFSSYSATNQSTGIFRLIMQQDGYLAMYPVGTPPRLEYGYGGVGVSGEGPNVSLNFDADGRLYLLNGTGISIMNFTTGDTTKGVIYRLTLDPDGILRHYSLNMDQNGVWKVTWSNPKDKCDPKGLCGINAFCDQDAGCECLPGFKRVNKDSWASGCERNFDSKSCKSNEEVTGYTMETELRTEWQNDSYSILTSPTQEECGEACLGDCNCEAALYKDGKCMKQRLPLKFVRRNLSDSSVALIKVGTSPISPDPGVPKESKKKNRVDILIIGVSLLSFACIILAISGILFYKYRVWLYRNISNAL, from the coding sequence ATGGCAACCATCtggcctcttcttcttctcttctcagTAATTTTCACTGCAGAAGCTCAACAAGCTGAGCAACCCGTTATCAGGCGAGGTTCTTTGTTAACACCTACGGGTACCAACTCTTCATGGCTATCACGTTCCGGTCTATATGCCTTTGGGTTCTACGAGCAGGGCAACGGCTATGCTGTAGGAATATTTATTGCCGGGATTCGACAGAAGACTGTGGTCTGGACAGCCAACCGAGACAATCCTCCAGTTCCTGGTGATGTTAAATTGCACTTCACAAGCAATGGACGGCTGGTTCTGCAGACGGCACAAGGCATGGAGACGGGAATCGCCGGTAATACCCAAGGTGCAGCAGCGGCATCAATGTTGGATTCCGGCAACTTTGTTCTCTATAATTCAGATAACAGTACAATATGGCAGAGTTTCGACAAACCAACCGACACCTTCTTACCAGGTCAGAAACTCACAACCGATGAAGATATGTTTTCCAGTTATTCGGCCACCAACCAATCAACAGGCATATTTCGTCTCATAATGCAACAAGATGGATATCTGGCGATGTACCCGGTTGGAACCCCACCCAGACTTGAGTATGGTTATGGGGGAGTTGGTGTTTCTGGAGAAGGACCTAATGTTTCACTGAATTTTGATGCTGATGGTCGCCTCTACTTGCTCAATGGCACCGGCATATCAATAATGAACTTTACAACGGGAGATACAACAAAAGGTGTAATCTACCGTTTGACACTCGACCCTGACGGGATCTTGCGGCATTACTCGCTCAACATGGATCAGAATGGTGTTTGGAAAGTCACATGGTCAAATCCGAAAGATAAGTGTGACCCTAAGGGTCTCTGTGGCATCAATGCATTTTGCGATCAAGATGCTGGTTGCGAATGTCTACCCGGATTCAAACGTGTTAACAAAGACAGTTGGGCTTCAGGCTGTGAAAGAAATTTCGATTCTAAAAGTTGCAAAAGTAACGAAGAAGTTACTGGATATACCATGGAAACAGAGCTTCGTACCGAATGGCAAAATGATAGCTATTCTATCCTAACATCTCCAACCCAAGAAGAATGTGGAGAAGCATGTTTGGGGGACTGTAACTGTGAAGCTGCGCTGTACAAAGACGGAAAGTGTATGAAACAAAGGCTTCCTTTGAAATTTGTAAGAAGAAATCTGAGTGACTCAAGCGTAGCCCTCATCAAGGTAGGTACGTCTCCAATCTCTCCGGATCCAGGAGTGCCGAAAGAGAGCAAAAAGAAGAATCGAGTGGACATTCTGATTATTGGCGTTTCATTGCTTTCATTTGCATGCATTATCTTGGCAATTTctggaattttattttacaaatatcgTGTTTGGCTGTATAGAAACATATCTAACGCTCTTTga